In Populus alba chromosome 1, ASM523922v2, whole genome shotgun sequence, a single window of DNA contains:
- the LOC118049792 gene encoding G-type lectin S-receptor-like serine/threonine-protein kinase LECRK3, giving the protein MAFDLPCILYFFFLLFPSSLVAQRNGNVTVGDSLTAGDEATLWLSPAEDFAFGFRQLDKKDLYLLAIWYNKIPDKTIVWYANGDRPASKKSTVKLTELGVVLNNPQGGEIWKSDLGNGEAAYGFMNDTGNFLVANANGEKLWQSFELLTDTLLPTQIMEKGGILSSRLSETNFSQGRFQFRLIQDGNAVLNTNNLPTGFAYEAYFWSNTVDSNSSNAGYQVVFNESGYLYVLRASNKREVLTPGRVVPATENYHRATLHFDGVFVLYSHPKNSPGNESWSVVRTMPVNICTAVRGLKGTGPCGFNGVCTISTDQRAICSCPQRFSLLDPDDPYGGCKPDFPTQVCAEDVLNAPEDYELVQLTNIDWPESDYEMYTPYNIEDCKKACLQDCFCNVIVFREGTCWKKKLPLSNGRQDESVNGASFMKVSKGNYTLPGPPPIPKKNSDRLVLVVSVLLGGSVFLNLVLVGVVSFAFFFIYHNSFTRTNQVERAVKSNVRCFSYKELMEATNGFKEEVGRGAFGIVYKGLIQIGSGVPVAIKKVDRFVKESDKEFKTEVDAIAQTHHKNLVRLIGFCDEGQHRMLVYEFLSNGALASFLFGDVKLSWNQRTQIAFGIARGLLYLHDECSTQIIHCDIKPQNILLDEHYDARIADFGLAKLLSLDQSQTFTAIRGTKGYVAPEWFRNKLITVKVDVYSFGVLLLEIICCRRSVDTEVGEERAILTDWAYDCYQQGMMHALVENDEEALNDMKKLERFVMVAIWCIQEDPNLRPTMKMVMLMLEAIIQVPVPPCPSPFSIAS; this is encoded by the coding sequence atggcATTTGATCTTCCTTGTATTCTATACTTCTTCTTTTTGCTGTTCCCAAGTTCTTTGGTAGCTCAAAGGAATGGAAATGTAACGGTGGGAGACTCCCTCACTGCAGGCGATGAGGCAACACTGTGGCTTTCTCCTGCTGAGGATTTCGCTTTTGGGTTTCGTCAGCTAGACAAAAAGGATCTCTACTTGCTTGCCATATGGTACAACAAAATCCCAGACAAAACCATAGTTTGGTATGCAAATGGAGATAGACCTGCGTCAAAAAAGTCCACGGTGAAGTTAACTGAACTTGGAGTAGTGCTTAACAATCCTCAAGGTGGAGAAATCTGGAAATCTGATCTTGGTAACGGTGAGGCAGCGTATGGTTTCATGAATGACACAGGCAACTTCCTGGTTGCAAATGCAAATGGAGAAAAGTTGTGGCAGAGTTTTGAGTTGCTTACTGATACCCTGTTGCCTACACAGATAATGGAAAAGGGGGGAATTCTTTCTTCTAGACTATCAGAGACCAACTTTTCACAAGGCAGGTTCCAGTTCCGTTTGATTCAGGACGGAAATGCTGTGCTTAATACCAACAATTTGCCAACTGGGTTTGCATATGAAGCCTACTTTTGGAGCAACACAGTAGATTCTAACTCATCAAATGCTGGATATCAAGTTGTCTTCAATGAGTCCGGATACTTGTATGTTTTGAGAGCAAGCAATAAGAGAGAGGTATTGACACCAGGAAGAGTAGTCCCAGCTACTGAAAATTATCATAGAGCAACTTTACATTTTGATGGAGTTTTCGTCCTGTACTCTCACCCGAAGAATTCTCCTGGTAATGAAAGCTGGTCTGTCGTTCGCACCATGCCAGTAAATATTTGCACTGCTGTTCGTGGACTGAAAGGTACAGGACCTTGCGGATTTAATGGTGTCTGCACAATCAGTACAGATCAGAGGGCAATCTGCAGTTGTCCACAGAGATTTTCTCTACTTGATCCTGATGATCCATACGGAGGCTGCAAACCAGATTTTCCGACACAGGTCTGTGCAGAAGATGTGCTAAATGCCCCAGAAGATTATGAATTGGTACAGCTCACCAATATTGATTGGCCAGAATCAGATTATGAGATGTACACTCCTTATAATATTGAAGACTGTAAAAAGGCTTGCCTACAAGATTGCTTCTGTAATGTAATTGTGTTTAGAGAAGGAACCTGTTGGAAGAAGAAGCTCCCACTCTCAAATGGGAGGCAAGATGAGAGTGTAAATGGAGCGTCATTTATGAAAGTGAGTAAAGGTAATTACACACTACCAGGACCTCCTCCAATCCCGAAGAAGAACAGTGATCGTTTAGTCCTAGTAGTCTCAGTGCTCTTGGGTGGTTCAGTGTTTTTGAACCTCGTATTGGTTGGTGTGGTtagttttgcttttttcttcatCTATCACAACAGTTTCACTAGGACTAATCAAGTTGAAAGAGCTGTGAAATCCAATGTGCGCTGCTTTAGTTACAAAGAGCTTATGGAAGCAACAAATGGATTCAAGGAAGAAGTAGGAAGGGGAGCTTTTGGCATCGTTTACAAAGGGCTAATACAAATAGGTTCTGGTGTTCCTGTTGCTATTAAGAAGGTAGACAGGTTTGTTAAAGAAAGTGACAAGGAATTCAAGACTGAAGTTGATGCGATTGCCCAGACACACCACAAGAATCTAGTTCGGCTGATTGGATTTTGTGATGAAGGACAGCACCGTATGTTGGTATACGAGTTCTTGAGCAATGGTGCCCTAGCAAGCTTCCTCTTTGGAGATGTAAAACTCAGTTGGAACCAGAGGACCCAAATAGCATTCGGAATTGCAAGAGGACTTCTGTACCTTCATGACGAGTGCAGTACCCAGATCATCCATTGCGATATAAAGCCTCAAAACATTCTGCTCGATGAACATTACGATGCCAGGATTGCTGATTTTGGATTGGCAAAACTCTTGTCTCTAGATCAGAGCCAAACATTTACTGCCATTAGAGGAACTAAAGGGTACGTGGCACCAGAATGGTTTAGGAACAAGCTGATCACAGTGAAGGTGGATGTGTACAGTTTTGGTGTCTTGTTGTTGGAGATTATCTGCTGTCGAAGAAGTGTAGATACAGAAGTAGGAGAGGAGAGAGCAATTCTAACAGACTGGGCTTATGATTGCTATCAACAAGGCATGATGCATGCTTTGGTTGAAAACGACGAGGAGGCCTTGAATGATATGAAGAAGCTCGAGAGGTTTGTGATGGTTGCAATTTGGTGCATTCAGGAAGACCCCAATCTGAGACCAACCATGAAGATGGTTATGCTGATGCTCGAAGCCATAATTCAAGTTCCTGTTCCACCATGTCCAAGCCCGTTTAGTATAGCTAGTTGA
- the LOC118049793 gene encoding uncharacterized protein isoform X1 — MRIRNSRPSFPIPQAPQAVLRSNHLRSQFRHFDERFLVEEENRRIGWPYYPLRKHSSPDVQKVRPHDGLQSAIASKIKSSDFVEKKTGKENCMPAMQSHVSQKLEEPDKEGRTSNSSASSKRNVKGSRFSASVVLALPAPCTQPARGKKVYRTQKELPLKKRKKSRKLEVERTQAEKEEAATVKPDRTKEAFNKHDTSQVRTCINCLLNCESSPPHSSTYDSHGLQNEEDKLVETATLHGEKPNRKRGRPRKDSVHQSMATLGTSPF, encoded by the exons ATGAGAATTCGAAATAGCCGGCCTTCTTTTCCTATTCCACAGGCGCCGCAAGCTGTTTTAAGGTCTAACCATCTTCGTTCACAGTTTCGGCACTTTGATGAGCGATTCTTGGTTGAAGAAGAGAACCGGCGCATTGGATGGCCGTATTATCCTTTAAGAAAACATTCAAGTCCAGATGTACAAAAGGTGCGGCCACATGATGGGCTCCAATCAGCAATTGCTAGCAAAATCAAATCTTCAGATTTTGTAGAAAAGAAAACTGGAAAAGAGAATTGCATGCCTGCGATGCAAAGCCAT GTGTCACAAAAACTTGAGGAACCTGATAAGGAAGGAAGAACATCAAATTCTTCTGCATCTTCTAAAAG GAATGTAAAAGGGTCCAGGTTTTCAGCCAGTGTTGTCCTTGCCCTTCCAGCGCCCTGCACTCAACCAG CTCGTGGCAAAAAAGTTTATCGTACACAAAAGGAACTTCCcttgaagaaaaggaagaagtcCCGAAAATTGGAAGTTGAAAGAACGCAGGCAGAAAAGGAAGAAGCTGCTACTGTAAAGCCGGACAGAACAAAAGAAGCTTTCAACAAGCATGACACCAGTCAGGTGAGGACCTGCATCAATTGTTTGTTGAATTGTGAATCATCGCCCCCTCATTCAAGCACTTATGATTCACATGGGCTtcaaaatgaagaagataagtTGGTGGAAACAGCTACTCT gcatggcGAAAAGCCAAACAGAAAGAGGGGAAGGCCAAGGAAGGATTCAGTGCATCAGTCAATGGCAACTTTAGGTACTTCTCCCTTTTAG
- the LOC118049793 gene encoding uncharacterized protein isoform X2 produces MRIRNSRPSFPIPQAPQAVLRSNHLRSQFRHFDERFLVEEENRRIGWPYYPLRKHSSPDVQKVRPHDGLQSAIASKIKSSDFVEKKTGKENCMPAMQSHVSQKLEEPDKEGRTSNSSASSKRNVKGSRFSASVVLALPAPCTQPARGKKVYRTQKELPLKKRKKSRKLEVERTQAEKEEAATVKPDRTKEAFNKHDTSQVRTCINCLLNCESSPPHSSTYDSHGLQNEEDKLVETATLHGEKPNRKRGRPRKDSVHQSMATLGMDQS; encoded by the exons ATGAGAATTCGAAATAGCCGGCCTTCTTTTCCTATTCCACAGGCGCCGCAAGCTGTTTTAAGGTCTAACCATCTTCGTTCACAGTTTCGGCACTTTGATGAGCGATTCTTGGTTGAAGAAGAGAACCGGCGCATTGGATGGCCGTATTATCCTTTAAGAAAACATTCAAGTCCAGATGTACAAAAGGTGCGGCCACATGATGGGCTCCAATCAGCAATTGCTAGCAAAATCAAATCTTCAGATTTTGTAGAAAAGAAAACTGGAAAAGAGAATTGCATGCCTGCGATGCAAAGCCAT GTGTCACAAAAACTTGAGGAACCTGATAAGGAAGGAAGAACATCAAATTCTTCTGCATCTTCTAAAAG GAATGTAAAAGGGTCCAGGTTTTCAGCCAGTGTTGTCCTTGCCCTTCCAGCGCCCTGCACTCAACCAG CTCGTGGCAAAAAAGTTTATCGTACACAAAAGGAACTTCCcttgaagaaaaggaagaagtcCCGAAAATTGGAAGTTGAAAGAACGCAGGCAGAAAAGGAAGAAGCTGCTACTGTAAAGCCGGACAGAACAAAAGAAGCTTTCAACAAGCATGACACCAGTCAGGTGAGGACCTGCATCAATTGTTTGTTGAATTGTGAATCATCGCCCCCTCATTCAAGCACTTATGATTCACATGGGCTtcaaaatgaagaagataagtTGGTGGAAACAGCTACTCT gcatggcGAAAAGCCAAACAGAAAGAGGGGAAGGCCAAGGAAGGATTCAGTGCATCAGTCAATGGCAACTTTAG gcATGGATCAAAGCTAA